Proteins co-encoded in one Pongo pygmaeus isolate AG05252 chromosome 23, NHGRI_mPonPyg2-v2.0_pri, whole genome shotgun sequence genomic window:
- the CSNK1E gene encoding casein kinase I isoform X3 — MELRVGNKYRLGRKIGSGSFGDIYLGANIASGEEVAIKLECVKTKHPQLHIESKFYKMMQGGVGIPSIKWCGAEGDYNVMVMELLGPSLEDLFNFCSRKFSLKTVLLLADQMISRIEYIHSKNFIHRDVKPDNFLMGLGKKGNLVYIIDFGLAKKYRDARTHQHIPYRENKNLTGTARYASINTHLGIEQSRRDDLESLGYVLMYFNLGSLPWQGLKAATKRQKYERISEKKMSTPIEVLCKGYPSEFSTYLNFCRSLRFDDKPDYSYLRQLFRNLFHRQGFSYDYVFDWNMLKFGAARNPEDVDRERREHEREERMGQLRGSATRALPPGPPTGATANRLRSAAEPVASTPASRIQPAGNTSPRAISRVDRERKVSMRLHRGAPANVSSSDLTGRQEVSRIPASQTSVPFDHLGK, encoded by the exons GTGCCAACATCGCCTCTGGTGAGGAAGTCGCCATCAAGCTGGAGTGTGTGAAGACAAAGCACCCCCAGCTGCACATCGAGAGCAAGTTCTACAAGATGATGCAGGGCGGCG TGGGGATCCCGTCCATCAAGTGGTGCGGAGCTGAGGGCGACTACAACGTGATGGTCATGGAGCTGCTGGGGCCCAGCCTAGAGGACCTGTTCAACTTCTGTTCCCGCAAGTTCAGCCTCAAGACGGTGCTGCTCCTGGCCGACCAGATG ATCAGCCGCATCGAGTATATCCACTCCAAGAACTTCATCCACCGGGATGTCAAGCCCGACAACTTCCTCATGGGGCTGGGGAAGAAGGGCAACCTGGTCTACATCATCGACTTCGGCCTGGCCAAGAAGTATCGGGACGCCCGCACCCACCAGCACATTCCCTACCGGGAAAACAAGAACCTGACCGGCACGGCCCGCTACGCTTCCATCAACACGCACCTGGGCATTG AGCAAAGCCGTCGAGATGACCTGGAGAGCCTGGGCTACGTGCTCATGTACTTCAACCTGGGCTCCCTGCCCTGGCAGGGGCTCAAAGCAGCCACCAAGCGCCAGAAGTATGAGCGGATCAGCGAGAAGAAGATGTCAACGCCCATCGAGGTCCTCTGCAAAGGCTATCCCT CCGAATTCTCAACATACCTCAACTTCTGCCGCTCCCTGCGGTTTGACGACAAGCCCGACTACTCTTACCTACGTCAGCTCTTCCGCAACCTCTTCCACCGGCAGGGCTTCTCCTATGACTACGTCTTCGACTGGAACATGCTGAAATTC GGTGCAGCCCGGAACCCCGAGGACGTGGACCGGGAGCGGCGAGAACACGAGCGCGAGGAGAGGATGGGGCAGCTACGGGGGTCCGCGACCCGAGCCCTGCCCCCTGGCCCACCCACGGGGGCCACTGCCAACCGGCTCCGCAGTGCCGCCGAGCCCGTGGCTTCCACGCCAGCCTCCCGCATCCAGCCGGCTG GCAATACTTCTCCCAGAGCGATCTCACGGGTCGACCGGGAGAGGAAGGTGAGTATGAGGCTGCACAGGGGCGCGCCCGCCAACGTCTCCTCCTCAGACCTCACTGGGCGGCAAGAGGTCTCCCGGATCCCAGCCTCACAG ACAAGTGTGCCATTTGACCATCtcgggaagtga
- the CSNK1E gene encoding casein kinase I isoform X2: MELRVGNKYRLGRKIGSGSFGDIYLGANIASGEEVAIKLECVKTKHPQLHIESKFYKMMQGGVGIPSIKWCGAEGDYNVMVMELLGPSLEDLFNFCSRKFSLKTVLLLADQMISRIEYIHSKNFIHRDVKPDNFLMGLGKKGNLVYIIDFGLAKKYRDARTHQHIPYRENKNLTGTARYASINTHLGIEQSRRDDLESLGYVLMYFNLGSLPWQGLKAATKRQKYERISEKKMSTPIEVLCKGYPSEFSTYLNFCRSLRFDDKPDYSYLRQLFRNLFHRQGFSYDYVFDWNMLKFMRPPSCQPPVLPCGRPRDELGCSPEPRGRGPGAARTRARGEDGAATGVRDPSPAPWPTHGGHCQPAPQCRRARGFHASLPHPAGWQYFSQSDLTGRPGEEGEYEAAQGRARQRLLLRPHWAARGLPDPSLTDKCAI, from the exons GTGCCAACATCGCCTCTGGTGAGGAAGTCGCCATCAAGCTGGAGTGTGTGAAGACAAAGCACCCCCAGCTGCACATCGAGAGCAAGTTCTACAAGATGATGCAGGGCGGCG TGGGGATCCCGTCCATCAAGTGGTGCGGAGCTGAGGGCGACTACAACGTGATGGTCATGGAGCTGCTGGGGCCCAGCCTAGAGGACCTGTTCAACTTCTGTTCCCGCAAGTTCAGCCTCAAGACGGTGCTGCTCCTGGCCGACCAGATG ATCAGCCGCATCGAGTATATCCACTCCAAGAACTTCATCCACCGGGATGTCAAGCCCGACAACTTCCTCATGGGGCTGGGGAAGAAGGGCAACCTGGTCTACATCATCGACTTCGGCCTGGCCAAGAAGTATCGGGACGCCCGCACCCACCAGCACATTCCCTACCGGGAAAACAAGAACCTGACCGGCACGGCCCGCTACGCTTCCATCAACACGCACCTGGGCATTG AGCAAAGCCGTCGAGATGACCTGGAGAGCCTGGGCTACGTGCTCATGTACTTCAACCTGGGCTCCCTGCCCTGGCAGGGGCTCAAAGCAGCCACCAAGCGCCAGAAGTATGAGCGGATCAGCGAGAAGAAGATGTCAACGCCCATCGAGGTCCTCTGCAAAGGCTATCCCT CCGAATTCTCAACATACCTCAACTTCTGCCGCTCCCTGCGGTTTGACGACAAGCCCGACTACTCTTACCTACGTCAGCTCTTCCGCAACCTCTTCCACCGGCAGGGCTTCTCCTATGACTACGTCTTCGACTGGAACATGCTGAAATTC ATGCGGCCCCCTTCCTGCCAGCCCCCTGTCCTTCCCTGCGGACGGCCCCGGGATGAACTAG GGTGCAGCCCGGAACCCCGAGGACGTGGACCGGGAGCGGCGAGAACACGAGCGCGAGGAGAGGATGGGGCAGCTACGGGGGTCCGCGACCCGAGCCCTGCCCCCTGGCCCACCCACGGGGGCCACTGCCAACCGGCTCCGCAGTGCCGCCGAGCCCGTGGCTTCCACGCCAGCCTCCCGCATCCAGCCGGCTG GCAATACTTCTCCCAGAGCGATCTCACGGGTCGACCGGGAGAGGAAGGTGAGTATGAGGCTGCACAGGGGCGCGCCCGCCAACGTCTCCTCCTCAGACCTCACTGGGCGGCAAGAGGTCTCCCGGATCCCAGCCTCACAG ACAAGTGTGCCATTTGA
- the CSNK1E gene encoding casein kinase I isoform X5, whose protein sequence is MELRVGNKYRLGRKIGSGSFGDIYLGANIASGEEVAIKLECVKTKHPQLHIESKFYKMMQGGVGIPSIKWCGAEGDYNVMVMELLGPSLEDLFNFCSRKFSLKTVLLLADQMISRIEYIHSKNFIHRDVKPDNFLMGLGKKGNLVYIIDFGLAKKYRDARTHQHIPYRENKNLTGTARYASINTHLGIEQSRRDDLESLGYVLMYFNLGSLPWQGLKAATKRQKYERISEKKMSTPIEVLCKGYPSEFSTYLNFCRSLRFDDKPDYSYLRQLFRNLFHRQGFSYDYVFDWNMLKFTDTVQDGSHWPHATHF, encoded by the exons GTGCCAACATCGCCTCTGGTGAGGAAGTCGCCATCAAGCTGGAGTGTGTGAAGACAAAGCACCCCCAGCTGCACATCGAGAGCAAGTTCTACAAGATGATGCAGGGCGGCG TGGGGATCCCGTCCATCAAGTGGTGCGGAGCTGAGGGCGACTACAACGTGATGGTCATGGAGCTGCTGGGGCCCAGCCTAGAGGACCTGTTCAACTTCTGTTCCCGCAAGTTCAGCCTCAAGACGGTGCTGCTCCTGGCCGACCAGATG ATCAGCCGCATCGAGTATATCCACTCCAAGAACTTCATCCACCGGGATGTCAAGCCCGACAACTTCCTCATGGGGCTGGGGAAGAAGGGCAACCTGGTCTACATCATCGACTTCGGCCTGGCCAAGAAGTATCGGGACGCCCGCACCCACCAGCACATTCCCTACCGGGAAAACAAGAACCTGACCGGCACGGCCCGCTACGCTTCCATCAACACGCACCTGGGCATTG AGCAAAGCCGTCGAGATGACCTGGAGAGCCTGGGCTACGTGCTCATGTACTTCAACCTGGGCTCCCTGCCCTGGCAGGGGCTCAAAGCAGCCACCAAGCGCCAGAAGTATGAGCGGATCAGCGAGAAGAAGATGTCAACGCCCATCGAGGTCCTCTGCAAAGGCTATCCCT CCGAATTCTCAACATACCTCAACTTCTGCCGCTCCCTGCGGTTTGACGACAAGCCCGACTACTCTTACCTACGTCAGCTCTTCCGCAACCTCTTCCACCGGCAGGGCTTCTCCTATGACTACGTCTTCGACTGGAACATGCTGAAATTC ACAGACACTGTCCAAGATGGTAGCCATTGGCCACATGCGAcacatttttaa
- the CSNK1E gene encoding casein kinase I isoform X4, protein MELRVGNKYRLGRKIGSGSFGDIYLGANIASGEEVAIKLECVKTKHPQLHIESKFYKMMQGGVGIPSIKWCGAEGDYNVMVMELLGPSLEDLFNFCSRKFSLKTVLLLADQMISRIEYIHSKNFIHRDVKPDNFLMGLGKKGNLVYIIDFGLAKKYRDARTHQHIPYRENKNLTGTARYASINTHLGIEQSRRDDLESLGYVLMYFNLGSLPWQGLKAATKRQKYERISEKKMSTPIEVLCKGYPSEFSTYLNFCRSLRFDDKPDYSYLRQLFRNLFHRQGFSYDYVFDWNMLKFGASSSQAQPRDSPMTAKGLFCPRPCPCVGPTYSPTYWCPAPLGTQSSPDRPMEEVEEVEELSPQNYWPVVWTPGPYF, encoded by the exons GTGCCAACATCGCCTCTGGTGAGGAAGTCGCCATCAAGCTGGAGTGTGTGAAGACAAAGCACCCCCAGCTGCACATCGAGAGCAAGTTCTACAAGATGATGCAGGGCGGCG TGGGGATCCCGTCCATCAAGTGGTGCGGAGCTGAGGGCGACTACAACGTGATGGTCATGGAGCTGCTGGGGCCCAGCCTAGAGGACCTGTTCAACTTCTGTTCCCGCAAGTTCAGCCTCAAGACGGTGCTGCTCCTGGCCGACCAGATG ATCAGCCGCATCGAGTATATCCACTCCAAGAACTTCATCCACCGGGATGTCAAGCCCGACAACTTCCTCATGGGGCTGGGGAAGAAGGGCAACCTGGTCTACATCATCGACTTCGGCCTGGCCAAGAAGTATCGGGACGCCCGCACCCACCAGCACATTCCCTACCGGGAAAACAAGAACCTGACCGGCACGGCCCGCTACGCTTCCATCAACACGCACCTGGGCATTG AGCAAAGCCGTCGAGATGACCTGGAGAGCCTGGGCTACGTGCTCATGTACTTCAACCTGGGCTCCCTGCCCTGGCAGGGGCTCAAAGCAGCCACCAAGCGCCAGAAGTATGAGCGGATCAGCGAGAAGAAGATGTCAACGCCCATCGAGGTCCTCTGCAAAGGCTATCCCT CCGAATTCTCAACATACCTCAACTTCTGCCGCTCCCTGCGGTTTGACGACAAGCCCGACTACTCTTACCTACGTCAGCTCTTCCGCAACCTCTTCCACCGGCAGGGCTTCTCCTATGACTACGTCTTCGACTGGAACATGCTGAAATTC GGGGCTTCCTCGAGCCAGGCTCAGCCCCGTGACAGCCCCATGACAGCGAAGGGACTGTTCTGTCCCCGCCCCTGTCCCTGTGTCGGGCCCACGTACTCACCCACGTACTG GTGCCCGGCGCCCCTGGGCACCCAGAGCTCCCCAGATAGGCCcatggaagaggtggaggaggtggaggagctgTCCCCCCAAAACTACTGGCCTGTGGTCTGGACTCCAGGGCCCTATTTCTGA
- the CSNK1E gene encoding casein kinase I isoform X1: MELRVGNKYRLGRKIGSGSFGDIYLGANIASGEEVAIKLECVKTKHPQLHIESKFYKMMQGGVGIPSIKWCGAEGDYNVMVMELLGPSLEDLFNFCSRKFSLKTVLLLADQMISRIEYIHSKNFIHRDVKPDNFLMGLGKKGNLVYIIDFGLAKKYRDARTHQHIPYRENKNLTGTARYASINTHLGIEQSRRDDLESLGYVLMYFNLGSLPWQGLKAATKRQKYERISEKKMSTPIEVLCKGYPSEFSTYLNFCRSLRFDDKPDYSYLRQLFRNLFHRQGFSYDYVFDWNMLKFVSHLEAKAGLGDWMGKALTQRARVSRWRVGLPTDGRYELDSVVDLTGVPEPSSLICADSLCRHGQQGPGRALSPVGTRRTWLRLGSLLGARNRAWVVLAVPPAALIAAYTVLLLLFCTSQAATCTVAPLASLDPVMVLSFFLVMGPWVWLGSCSVSLF, translated from the exons GTGCCAACATCGCCTCTGGTGAGGAAGTCGCCATCAAGCTGGAGTGTGTGAAGACAAAGCACCCCCAGCTGCACATCGAGAGCAAGTTCTACAAGATGATGCAGGGCGGCG TGGGGATCCCGTCCATCAAGTGGTGCGGAGCTGAGGGCGACTACAACGTGATGGTCATGGAGCTGCTGGGGCCCAGCCTAGAGGACCTGTTCAACTTCTGTTCCCGCAAGTTCAGCCTCAAGACGGTGCTGCTCCTGGCCGACCAGATG ATCAGCCGCATCGAGTATATCCACTCCAAGAACTTCATCCACCGGGATGTCAAGCCCGACAACTTCCTCATGGGGCTGGGGAAGAAGGGCAACCTGGTCTACATCATCGACTTCGGCCTGGCCAAGAAGTATCGGGACGCCCGCACCCACCAGCACATTCCCTACCGGGAAAACAAGAACCTGACCGGCACGGCCCGCTACGCTTCCATCAACACGCACCTGGGCATTG AGCAAAGCCGTCGAGATGACCTGGAGAGCCTGGGCTACGTGCTCATGTACTTCAACCTGGGCTCCCTGCCCTGGCAGGGGCTCAAAGCAGCCACCAAGCGCCAGAAGTATGAGCGGATCAGCGAGAAGAAGATGTCAACGCCCATCGAGGTCCTCTGCAAAGGCTATCCCT CCGAATTCTCAACATACCTCAACTTCTGCCGCTCCCTGCGGTTTGACGACAAGCCCGACTACTCTTACCTACGTCAGCTCTTCCGCAACCTCTTCCACCGGCAGGGCTTCTCCTATGACTACGTCTTCGACTGGAACATGCTGAAATTCGTGAGTCacctggaggccaaggcgggcttgGGGGACTGGATGGGGAAGGCCCTGACTCAGAGGGCCAGAGTGAGCCGGTGGCGGGTGGGGCTTCCGACAGATGGGAGGTATGAGCTGGACAGTGTGGTTGACCTCACTGGGGTCCCAGAGCCCTCCAGCCTCATCTGTGCTGACAGCTTGTGCCGCCATGGgcagcagggcccaggcagggcACTGTCTCCCGTCGGAACAAGGAGGACCTGGCTTCGCCTGGGGTCCCTCCTGGGTGCCCGCAACAGGGCATGGGTGGTGCTGGCGGTGCCCCCTGCTGCCCTGATCGCTGCCTACACCGTCCTGCTGCTCCTGTTCTGCACATCCCAGGCGGCTACCTGCACCGTGGCCCCTCTGGCCAGCCTGGACCCAGTCATGgtgctttctttcttcttggtCATGGGCCCCTGGGTCTGGCTAGGCAGTTGTTCTGTTTCCCTCTTTTAA